The Polaribacter sp. Q13 sequence ACCTTGAGAAACAATTACCATCATTTCTAAATCTACCTTTTTGTTATTAATAATATAAACATTCCAATCATCTGTTTTATAAATATCGTTGTATTCATAAACAACAGCCATTTCTACATCTGTAACTTCGGGTATATGTATGTCTTTTTTCATAAAAATAATTAAGAAAACAATTTGTTAGTGTCTTTGTATTTTGATGTTATTACTCCTTTTAAATTATTAATAATAAGATGTTCAAAAACATTATCTACACCATATTTATCAAAAAGATTTATAGGTTCAAAAACAAAACCTTTTAGTTTTGTAAAATACAAATGGCAAAACAAATTGATATTTAAATTTTTGCTAATATACTCTTTTTCTATAGCCTCTTCTAGCAAAGGTTTTAAGTTGGTTTCTATAAAATGATCTTTAAATTTTACAAAAACAGTATCTGCTTTGTGATAATATTTTTTAATTCCATATAAAAAAGTCGGTTGAAAATAGTCTAAATATTGAAAATTAACTTTTTGAATTAAAACTATTTTTTCAACTGGATCTTCTGTAGTTTTTAGAATCTTGTCTACTTCATGCAGGTATTTTTCAATAATAAAACGAACCCCTTTAGAAATGAGTTCGTCTTTAGTCTTAAAGTGTTTGTATATGGTTTTTTTAGAAATACCAAGTTCGGAAGCGAGTTCGTTCATAGAAAAACGCTTGCTTCCAAACTTGATAAATTTTGTAATAGAACATTCTATAAGTTCTTGTTTACTAACCATTTTAAGTTATTATTTTAAACCTCCACCCAAAGCTTCGTATAAAGTAACAACAGATTGTAGTTGTTGTAATCTACTATCTATTACTTTAATTTCTGAACTTAAAGCACTTTGTCTAGCAGTTAATAAGTCTAAATATGTTGCATATCCGTTTTTTAATAATTCTTCAGAATTTGTTTCTGCTTTACGCAAAGCTTCTACTTCATTTTTTAAGAACTCATACTTTTTGTTTTCAGAATTGTAAGAGTATAGTGCATTAGAAACTTCGTTACCCGCAACTAATAAGGTTTTTTTAAATTTTAAAAGAGCTTGTTCTTGTTGTGCAATGGCAACTTCTTTTTGTGTTTTTAGCTTTCGCTGATTAAAAATAGGCTGCGTTAAACCACCAATAATATTTGCAAATAAAGAATTTGCGTTAAATAACTCATCTACATCTAAACTTTGCAATCCGCCAGAGGCAGTTAACGTTAAAGAAGGGTATAAACTACTTCTAGCAACATTTGTTAATTCGAAAGCGCTTATTAAACCGTAT is a genomic window containing:
- a CDS encoding TetR/AcrR family transcriptional regulator gives rise to the protein MVSKQELIECSITKFIKFGSKRFSMNELASELGISKKTIYKHFKTKDELISKGVRFIIEKYLHEVDKILKTTEDPVEKIVLIQKVNFQYLDYFQPTFLYGIKKYYHKADTVFVKFKDHFIETNLKPLLEEAIEKEYISKNLNINLFCHLYFTKLKGFVFEPINLFDKYGVDNVFEHLIINNLKGVITSKYKDTNKLFS